From the Paraburkholderia sp. PREW-6R genome, one window contains:
- the kdpC gene encoding potassium-transporting ATPase subunit KdpC gives MKNLFRPLIVLFVVLTAVTGLAYPAVMTAVGQAAFHDQANGSLLEQNGKVVGSKLIGQQFDAPQYFWGRLSATSPMPYNAQGSSGSNFGPTNPALTDEVKGRIDALKAAGTDMSRPVPVDLVTSSGSGLDPEISPAAAAYQIERVAKARKLSPNDVQALVERYTAGRQFGIFGEARVNVLQLNLALDEMKRG, from the coding sequence ATGAAGAATCTGTTTCGTCCGTTGATCGTGCTTTTCGTCGTGCTGACGGCTGTCACTGGCCTTGCTTACCCCGCTGTGATGACCGCGGTCGGTCAGGCCGCTTTCCACGATCAGGCCAACGGCAGCCTGCTCGAGCAGAACGGCAAGGTGGTCGGCTCGAAGCTGATCGGCCAGCAGTTCGACGCCCCGCAGTATTTCTGGGGACGGCTGTCTGCGACCAGCCCGATGCCTTATAACGCGCAAGGGTCGAGCGGATCGAATTTCGGTCCGACCAACCCGGCGCTGACCGACGAAGTCAAAGGCCGCATCGACGCGCTGAAGGCGGCGGGCACCGATATGTCCAGGCCGGTGCCGGTGGATCTGGTGACGTCATCGGGCAGCGGGCTCGATCCCGAAATCAGTCCGGCTGCGGCGGCTTATCAGATCGAGCGCGTGGCCAAGGCGCGCAAGCTCTCGCCGAACGACGTGCAGGCGCTCGTCGAGCGCTACACGGCCGGTCGCCAGTTCGGGATATTCGGTGAGGCGCGCGTGAATGTGCTGCAATTGAATCTGGCGCTGGACGAGATGAAGCGCGGCTGA